A window of the Rhinoraja longicauda isolate Sanriku21f chromosome 20, sRhiLon1.1, whole genome shotgun sequence genome harbors these coding sequences:
- the klhl42 gene encoding kelch-like protein 42, giving the protein MHTPTSGHVGDLLPSGTSRPGTMSSDDTIAISIEDKTYNVSKLKLIENSDYFRALYQSGMKESEGASIQLHGLSVQGLELVIDYINTAKVHFDNDALEDLVETASFLQVTSILKLLLSEVKADNCVELYRLSDTYGVADLMTATLRFMSCHYHLMVRRQEFRRLPTTLRHQVIDMRFQGLAVLVMLGDFFSTSLNLTPDESWSMLKYDEMAQRWLPLEGGLPPDMVNVRGYGSTVLNNYLFVVGGYRMTSQEISAAHCYNPCLNQWNQISPMNQKRSNFKLLAVSGRLYAVGGQSFCNVECYNPEMDWWSFVASMPHPLVEFSACECQGMIYVIGGYTPRDRNLDVLRYCPVADVWTVLQSCQVHIRKQQMVSVEDTIYLVGGCLHEKGGDKTASHTEDMLTVQSYNVGTSEWVCLKQNTSKSGLNLTSTLHNDGIYIVSRDITLSTSLDHRVFLKYNIFSDKWEAFRGFPSFGLNILLCSLYYANML; this is encoded by the exons ATGCACACACCCACGTCTGGCCACGTTGGGGATCTATTACCCAGCGGGACATCCCGCCCTGGCACCATGTCCTCAGACGACACCATCGCCATCTCCATAGAAGACAAGACTTACAATGTCAGCAAGCTCAAGCTCATTGAGAACAGCGACTACTTCAGGGCACTGTACCAGTCTGGCATGAAGGAATCGGAAGGGGCTTCCATCCAGCTGCATGGGCTGAGTGTGCAGGGGCTGGAGTTAGTCATTGACTACATCAACACGGCCAAAGTGCACTTTGACAACGATGCCTTGGAAGATCTAGTGGAGACCGCATCTTTTCTCCAAGTGACCTCCATATTGAAGCTCCTTCTGTCCGAGGTTAAGGCGGACAATTGTGTGGAGTTGTACAGACTGTCTGACACTTATGGCGTTGCTGATCTGATGACTGCCACCCTCCGCTTCATGTCTTGCCACTACCACCTCATGGTGAGGAGGCAGGAGTTCAGGCGGCTGCCCACCACGCTGCGTCACCAGGTGATAGACATGCGTTTCCAAGGGTTGGCCGTGTTGGTGATGCTCGGAGATTTCTTCAGCACCTCCCTGAACCTGACTCCAGACGAGTCGTGGTCCATGCTGAAATACGATGAGATGGCCCAGAGGTGGCTTCCCCTGGAGGGCGGACTCCCCCCAGACATGGTCAACGTGAGGGGCTACGGCTCGACTGTGCTGAACAATTACCTCTTCGTCGTGGGTGGGTACAGGATGACGAGCCAGGAGATCTCTGCAGCTCACTGCTACAACCCCTGCCTCAACCAATGGAACCAGATTTCACCAATGAATCAAAAAAG ATCTAATTTTAAGCTTCTGGCCGTGAGTGGCAGATTATACGCTGTGGGTGGACAGTCCTTTTGCAACGTCGAGTGCTACAATCCGGAGATGGATTGGTGGAGTTTCGTGGCCTCCATGCCACATCCTCTGGTGGAGTTCTCTGCTTGTGAATGCCAAGGAATGATCTACGTCATTGGTGGATACACTCCCCGTG ATAGAAACCTGGACGTACTGCGGTACTGCCCAGTGGCCGACGTCTGGACTGTGTTACAATCCTGCCAGGTTCATATTCGCAAACAGCAAATGGTTTCTGTGGAAGATACTATTTACCTTGTGGGTGGCTGCCTCCATGAGAAGGGTGGAGATAAAACGGcaagtcacactgaagacatgCTGACTGTGCAGTCCTACAATGTCGGCACCAGCGAGTGGGTCTGCCTGAAGCAAAACACTTCAAAGTCTGGACTAAACCTGACATCTACCCTCCACAATGATGGGATCTACATCGTGAGCAGAGATATCACGCTATCAACCAGCCTGGATCACCGCGTATTCCTGAAATACAATATATTCTCGGACAAGTGGGAAGCATTTCGAGGTTTTCCATCATTTGGCCTGAACATTTTGCTTTGCTCTCTCTATTACGCTAACATGCTTTAA